One genomic segment of Candidatus Nomurabacteria bacterium includes these proteins:
- a CDS encoding penicillin-binding protein 2 has translation MTFKADRKRQKPQENGEKLFTISTAIIYAGLTIFAIGIILQMSRWQIINGEYFKALAQSQYIDSDRQASARGMIYASDDTILATDQPSWDIYISLSTIENERTEFFAEKDKFVAAVAGILQLDKESVSEKITDDIRFVPIAKDVDTQTKKALEETQIFTKKSPGFGLYFIQGEKRVYPNGTLASHILGFMGQDENGEEKGVYGIEGYYYGDLIGAEGFTYEEKDALGNVILTSEYEPVLPRRGKDIKLTIVPSIQTKVEEVLKEGVTKYQAKSGSTIVMDPTTGAILAIANYPNYNPNEYWRTQEPWIFSNKAVSDVYEPGSIFKPITVAIGLETGSITPETVCDDLTGYFTMYEGRTDEVKIRTWDGMPDGSITPEQYLQYSNNPCIAQTALKVGLEKYYPLMTQFGIGEYIGLGLQEESNSYLKPQKDWIELDLAVTSFGQSVASSPMQMISALSTIANHGVRMKPYLVSSVIDEDETIEFEPQQIANPISAETADTVAAMLRSVVRKGDGSAIFAQYLPDYDVAGKTGTAQIPYKDRAGYYDDRINTTFVGFAPVDDPHMIMLIRLEEPGLGQYAATTVVPVWIDTFNKIAGDLQIPKQIVPN, from the coding sequence ATGACTTTTAAAGCTGACCGAAAACGCCAGAAACCTCAGGAAAATGGTGAAAAGCTATTCACTATCTCAACCGCGATCATTTATGCTGGTTTGACGATATTTGCGATTGGGATAATCTTACAAATGAGCCGATGGCAGATCATAAATGGTGAATATTTCAAAGCCCTAGCTCAATCCCAATACATTGATTCTGATCGCCAAGCCTCTGCAAGAGGTATGATATATGCGTCAGATGATACGATACTAGCAACTGACCAACCATCGTGGGACATCTATATATCCTTAAGCACTATCGAAAACGAACGAACCGAATTCTTTGCAGAAAAGGATAAATTTGTTGCCGCCGTCGCAGGGATCTTACAATTAGACAAAGAAAGTGTTTCAGAGAAGATAACAGATGATATAAGATTTGTCCCTATCGCTAAGGATGTAGATACACAAACAAAAAAAGCCCTTGAGGAAACTCAAATATTTACGAAAAAGTCTCCGGGATTCGGCTTATATTTTATACAAGGAGAAAAGCGTGTATACCCAAATGGAACTCTAGCCTCACATATACTAGGCTTCATGGGACAAGACGAAAACGGAGAGGAAAAGGGTGTTTATGGCATCGAGGGATACTATTATGGAGATCTGATCGGAGCTGAAGGATTTACCTACGAAGAGAAAGATGCTTTGGGCAATGTGATTCTCACATCAGAATATGAGCCTGTACTACCTCGCAGGGGTAAAGATATCAAACTGACGATAGTACCTTCGATCCAGACCAAAGTCGAAGAGGTGCTAAAGGAGGGCGTGACAAAATATCAGGCGAAAAGTGGTAGCACGATCGTGATGGATCCAACAACAGGTGCCATCCTTGCTATTGCAAATTACCCAAATTACAACCCAAATGAGTATTGGAGAACACAAGAGCCGTGGATATTCAGCAACAAGGCTGTCTCTGATGTATACGAACCCGGTTCGATCTTCAAACCGATCACAGTAGCGATCGGACTGGAGACAGGATCGATAACACCAGAGACTGTCTGTGATGATCTGACTGGTTATTTCACAATGTATGAAGGTAGAACAGATGAGGTGAAGATCCGTACTTGGGATGGTATGCCAGACGGTTCGATAACACCAGAACAATATCTACAGTATTCCAACAATCCATGCATTGCACAAACAGCCTTGAAAGTAGGATTAGAGAAGTATTATCCGTTAATGACACAATTTGGAATAGGTGAATATATTGGACTTGGACTACAAGAAGAAAGTAACAGCTATCTCAAACCACAAAAGGATTGGATCGAACTCGATCTAGCAGTGACATCATTTGGTCAATCTGTTGCTTCATCACCTATGCAAATGATCTCAGCCCTAAGTACCATAGCGAATCATGGAGTTAGAATGAAACCGTATCTCGTCTCATCAGTGATCGATGAGGATGAGACAATTGAGTTCGAACCACAACAAATAGCAAATCCCATAAGTGCTGAAACTGCCGATACTGTAGCAGCGATGCTTCGATCTGTAGTAAGGAAGGGGGATGGATCAGCTATCTTTGCACAATATCTCCCGGATTATGATGTCGCTGGTAAAACCGGAACAGCACAGATCCCTTATAAAGATCGAGCCGGATATTATGATGACAGGATAAACACAACATTTGTTGGCTTCGCACCAGTCGATGATCCACATATGATCATGCTAATTAGGCTCGAAGAACCCGGTTTGGGACAGTATGCTGCAACAACAGTAGTACCTGTCTGGATAGATACTTTCAACAAGATCGCAGGCGATCTACAGATCCCAAAGCAGATAGTTCCAAATTAG
- a CDS encoding TatD family hydrolase, with protein sequence MYDSHTHISSEELVSDIDRLVRRFIEVGGKGILNVGYDPETSFESVEYTRKNLTRKDILIRSAVGLHPTLIGEHSPYSKPLKSLTSATHMFKMINSLLERNRRYIIAIGETGLDYFHLDTTDQYSLVEKSEIKQLQKQLFRDHVHLALEHDLPITIHTRDVAESTECITDALEICAEVGMGNLTGSFHSYTGNKEFSSDITNLGFAIGVNAIITYRSGESVRDMIHSLPIENILLETDAPYLPIRGKKPRSVYGEPADLTEIAKAVSEVTKTPLDKVILQTSENFEKIFRI encoded by the coding sequence ATGTACGATTCACACACACACATATCCTCAGAGGAATTGGTAAGTGACATTGATAGATTAGTCAGAAGATTTATAGAAGTAGGAGGGAAGGGGATCCTCAATGTAGGCTATGACCCCGAAACATCATTCGAGTCTGTAGAATACACCCGAAAGAATCTGACTCGAAAAGATATCCTAATACGATCCGCAGTTGGATTACACCCTACATTGATAGGTGAGCATTCTCCATACTCCAAACCCCTGAAAAGTCTTACATCTGCAACTCATATGTTCAAGATGATAAATTCGCTTCTAGAAAGAAATAGAAGATATATTATTGCAATAGGTGAAACTGGTCTTGATTACTTTCACCTAGATACTACAGATCAATATTCGCTTGTTGAAAAAAGCGAGATCAAACAGCTTCAAAAACAGTTATTCAGAGACCATGTCCACCTTGCTTTGGAACATGATCTCCCGATCACGATCCACACAAGAGATGTTGCAGAGTCGACTGAATGTATCACTGATGCTCTTGAGATATGTGCTGAGGTGGGGATGGGTAATCTGACCGGATCATTTCACAGTTATACTGGAAATAAGGAGTTTTCATCAGATATCACCAACTTAGGCTTTGCTATTGGTGTAAATGCGATAATCACATACAGATCTGGTGAAAGCGTAAGAGATATGATCCATAGCCTGCCGATCGAAAACATCCTATTAGAAACTGATGCTCCATATCTCCCGATACGAGGTAAAAAACCAAGGAGCGTTTATGGAGAACCTGCTGATCTGACTGAGATAGCGAAAGCTGTCAGTGAAGTTACCAAAACACCTTTAGATAAAGTCATCCTTCAGACCTCAGAGAATTTTGAGAAGATCTTTAGGATATAA
- the rsmI gene encoding 16S rRNA (cytidine(1402)-2'-O)-methyltransferase has protein sequence MEGKCYVVATPIGNLGDLTVRAIETLKEVDIILAEDTRHTKKLLDHYSINVPLLSYRDQNHDRVYSDILHSVKSGSNIALVSDAGTPLISDPGFKLIRAFRHDGIDVVAIPGASSVIAALSISGIPTDRFFFLGFLPKKPSARIRMLTDHMEHEATVVLFESPYRVIKLLQEIVTIDQERIVVICKDLTKLHEKVMFGTANELYESLKEKDLKGEYVVCIAKAGFNT, from the coding sequence ATGGAAGGAAAATGTTATGTAGTAGCGACTCCTATAGGGAATTTGGGTGATCTAACTGTACGAGCTATAGAAACTCTGAAGGAGGTCGATATCATACTTGCTGAAGATACTCGTCATACCAAGAAATTGTTAGATCATTATTCGATAAATGTACCTTTACTATCCTATCGAGATCAGAATCATGATCGTGTTTACTCAGATATACTACATTCTGTAAAGTCAGGATCGAATATCGCATTAGTGTCTGATGCCGGAACACCTTTGATCAGTGATCCCGGTTTCAAACTGATAAGAGCCTTTCGTCATGATGGTATTGATGTTGTTGCGATACCTGGGGCGAGTTCAGTTATTGCGGCACTTTCAATTTCGGGAATTCCAACAGATAGATTCTTCTTCCTAGGATTTCTTCCAAAAAAACCTTCTGCACGTATCCGGATGTTGACCGATCATATGGAACATGAAGCTACAGTAGTCTTGTTCGAATCACCCTATCGTGTGATAAAGTTGCTTCAGGAGATAGTGACCATAGATCAGGAACGTATAGTGGTGATATGTAAAGATCTAACCAAGCTTCACGAAAAAGTAATGTTTGGTACCGCAAACGAGCTATATGAATCCCTAAAAGAAAAAGATCTCAAAGGTGAATACGTTGTCTGCATTGCAAAAGCTGGGTTCAATACATAA
- the truB gene encoding tRNA pseudouridine(55) synthase TruB, giving the protein MNGILLIDKEPGISSFDVIRRIKHHSVEKLKIGHAGTLDPFASGLLVILLGRATKTMDMFHKMRKGYSFTVEFGYETDTLDPTGEKIFIDTDQHNFTPTEIKSVLLSFRGEQTQIPPIYSAKKVKGKRAYDIARKGGTPVLEPIKVNIYKLEHISGEGSQHTFEATVSSGTYIRSLASDIGRALGSYATTTALRRTFIGDYAVTDAVPSKLLDRIELADKLLPTPTWKENVM; this is encoded by the coding sequence ATGAATGGAATTTTGCTTATAGATAAAGAGCCGGGAATCAGCTCTTTTGATGTTATCCGCAGGATCAAACATCATTCTGTTGAAAAATTAAAGATAGGACATGCAGGGACTTTGGACCCGTTTGCGTCAGGGCTTCTTGTGATACTTTTGGGTAGGGCAACGAAAACGATGGATATGTTTCACAAAATGAGAAAAGGATATAGTTTCACAGTCGAGTTTGGGTATGAAACAGACACGCTTGATCCTACTGGGGAAAAGATCTTTATTGATACTGATCAGCATAACTTCACTCCGACTGAGATCAAAAGTGTTTTACTTAGTTTTAGAGGTGAGCAAACCCAAATCCCTCCGATATATTCTGCAAAGAAAGTAAAGGGTAAACGAGCATATGATATAGCACGAAAAGGAGGAACGCCGGTCTTAGAGCCAATAAAGGTCAATATCTATAAATTAGAACACATTTCTGGAGAAGGATCACAACACACATTTGAAGCGACAGTATCAAGTGGAACATATATCAGAAGTCTAGCATCTGACATAGGACGGGCTTTAGGGTCCTATGCGACTACAACAGCACTGAGAAGAACTTTCATAGGTGACTATGCTGTGACTGATGCCGTACCTTCAAAATTATTAGATAGAATAGAATTGGCAGATAAATTATTACCGACACCTACATGGAAGGAAAATGTTATGTAG
- a CDS encoding AAA family ATPase, translating into MDEPLASKYRPLTLSDMIGQEHLIGDQGPIRKLMESNKLPSMIFWGPPGTGKTTLAYVISQDLRYDFYKLQAVSSGKKKLMVR; encoded by the coding sequence ATGGACGAACCATTAGCATCTAAGTATCGCCCACTGACCCTATCTGACATGATCGGTCAAGAACACTTGATAGGGGATCAAGGACCAATACGAAAACTTATGGAGAGCAACAAGCTTCCTTCTATGATCTTTTGGGGACCTCCCGGTACAGGCAAAACAACTCTAGCATACGTGATATCACAAGATCTAAGGTACGACTTTTACAAACTGCAAGCGGTATCGAGTGGAAAGAAAAAGCTCATGGTAAGGTGA
- a CDS encoding IS3 family transposase — MTNEEKRRLVEKNSVLTKKDQIALLQLNKSTYYYKPVEVSEYDQYLLNRIDEIYTKRPFYGYRPITDELNTTGDDVNHKKVLRLMNLLGISAVVPKKNLSKFNEVDQKYPYLLKDLEITKPNQVWCSDITYIRMRHGFLYLIAEMDWYSRYVISWKLTNTMHKSGCVSVLQEALNQGRPQISNTDQGSQYTSQEYTDLLKIYSVKISMDGRGRAFDNIFIERLWRTVKYEEVYLYDYADGNEARDRLEKYFLFYNHQRRHSSLEKRTPADVYFNY, encoded by the coding sequence TTGACGAATGAGGAGAAACGACGACTTGTAGAAAAAAATAGTGTACTGACGAAAAAGGATCAAATAGCTCTTTTACAGTTGAACAAAAGTACTTACTACTACAAACCAGTAGAAGTCAGTGAATATGACCAATACCTACTTAATCGAATCGATGAGATCTACACAAAAAGACCCTTTTACGGGTATAGACCAATTACGGACGAACTTAATACCACAGGAGACGATGTGAATCACAAGAAGGTTCTACGACTGATGAATCTGTTGGGCATATCGGCAGTAGTGCCCAAAAAGAATCTCAGCAAATTCAATGAGGTTGACCAGAAATATCCGTACTTGCTCAAAGATCTTGAGATAACGAAACCAAATCAGGTCTGGTGCAGTGACATTACGTACATCAGAATGCGACATGGATTCTTGTATCTGATAGCCGAAATGGATTGGTATTCAAGATATGTAATCAGCTGGAAATTGACAAATACAATGCATAAGTCAGGTTGTGTCAGTGTTCTACAGGAGGCTTTAAACCAAGGCCGGCCACAGATTTCGAATACAGATCAGGGAAGCCAGTATACCAGTCAGGAGTACACGGATCTTCTGAAAATTTACAGTGTAAAGATCAGCATGGATGGGAGGGGTCGGGCATTTGACAATATCTTCATCGAGAGGTTGTGGAGAACTGTGAAATATGAGGAAGTGTACCTGTATGATTATGCTGACGGAAACGAAGCTCGAGATCGACTAGAGAAGTACTTTTTGTTCTACAACCATCAGAGGAGACATAGCTCACTTGAGAAGAGAACTCCTGCTGATGTATACTTTAATTATTAA
- a CDS encoding transposase produces the protein MGKIRRKHSAAFKATVAKTAMAENETMAELGSKFGIHPNQIAKWKTQAEEILKAGFDKKDLSLELKEKERLIEDLYRKIGKLEYSLDWLKKKMGIDE, from the coding sequence ATGGGAAAAATAAGAAGAAAACACTCAGCGGCATTTAAGGCCACGGTTGCAAAGACAGCAATGGCAGAAAATGAAACAATGGCTGAACTAGGGTCAAAGTTTGGGATACACCCAAATCAAATCGCAAAATGGAAAACCCAGGCAGAGGAGATTCTGAAAGCCGGATTTGACAAAAAAGACCTGAGCTTAGAACTGAAGGAAAAAGAGAGGCTCATTGAAGACCTGTATAGAAAGATAGGCAAACTGGAGTATAGTTTGGACTGGCTAAAAAAAAAGATGGGAATTGACGAATGA
- a CDS encoding replication-associated recombination protein A: MEITKIAYQNYQFNKRTIVFLDEIHRWNKAQQDTLLPYVEKGIITLIGATTENPSFTINNALLSRTRVFTFKALDARSIAQKLEQVLKLEYSDITYKKTTLLKLSKLAGGDMRSAYNIVEIAISILLSEISDKKKKKVLKLEHILSASQRPLMYDRNGEEHFNLISAVHKSLRSSDADAGAYWVARMLAGGEDPLYIARRLVRFASEDIGNADPNALILANAVFDTCQRIGMPECEVALIQLSQYLADAPKNNSAYTASNNIKDDIRKYGELDVPLHIRNAPTKLMKELGYSKGYIYDHDLPNKRSGQQCLPDVLKKRKYFK; the protein is encoded by the coding sequence ATGGAAATAACCAAGATCGCATACCAAAACTATCAATTCAACAAAAGGACCATCGTGTTCTTAGACGAGATCCATCGATGGAACAAAGCCCAACAAGACACACTACTTCCGTATGTAGAGAAGGGGATCATCACACTTATCGGAGCAACGACAGAAAACCCCTCGTTCACTATCAACAATGCACTTCTATCTCGGACCAGGGTATTCACTTTTAAAGCATTGGATGCAAGATCTATAGCACAGAAACTCGAACAGGTATTGAAACTAGAGTATTCGGATATCACATATAAGAAAACAACTCTCCTCAAACTTTCCAAACTAGCCGGGGGAGACATGAGAAGTGCCTACAATATAGTTGAGATCGCAATATCAATTCTTCTATCAGAGATCTCCGATAAGAAAAAGAAGAAGGTCTTGAAGCTCGAACATATCTTATCAGCAAGTCAGAGACCTTTAATGTATGATCGCAACGGTGAAGAGCATTTTAACCTGATATCAGCAGTGCACAAATCTCTTCGATCCTCAGATGCAGATGCCGGAGCATACTGGGTTGCTAGAATGTTAGCCGGAGGCGAAGACCCTTTGTATATTGCTAGACGCTTAGTTCGCTTCGCTTCTGAGGATATAGGAAATGCAGATCCTAACGCACTGATACTTGCTAATGCAGTTTTTGATACTTGCCAGAGGATAGGGATGCCCGAATGTGAAGTGGCACTGATCCAATTATCACAATATCTAGCTGATGCGCCGAAAAATAATTCCGCATACACAGCCTCAAACAACATCAAAGACGATATACGCAAATATGGAGAACTTGACGTCCCTTTACATATCCGCAATGCACCAACAAAACTTATGAAAGAGCTAGGATATAGTAAAGGGTATATTTACGATCACGACCTGCCTAATAAAAGATCTGGACAACAATGTCTGCCTGATGTTTTGAAAAAAAGGAAGTATTTCAAGTGA
- a CDS encoding CDP-archaeol synthase, whose product MESFLIALAIFFPAAISNSSPIVASKLKIFRFLDIPIDLRLTVRGKRIFGDHKTFRGYLVGIVAGASTSYLLFDVAGFPQLIDSGYSGSAFLFGAVLGFGALLGDSIESFFKRQVGVQPGSSWVPFDQIDFLIGGCIVVLLFTDVGLLVYLWIVLIYGLMHPLATIIGYYLGLKQDKI is encoded by the coding sequence ATGGAAAGTTTTCTAATAGCTCTCGCAATCTTCTTTCCGGCTGCTATCTCAAACTCTTCTCCGATCGTTGCCTCGAAACTAAAAATCTTTCGCTTTCTAGATATTCCGATCGATCTTAGGCTTACTGTTCGAGGAAAGAGGATCTTCGGTGATCATAAAACTTTTAGGGGTTATCTAGTTGGAATTGTCGCTGGTGCCTCGACATCATACCTTCTCTTTGATGTTGCTGGGTTTCCACAACTCATAGATAGTGGATATTCTGGGTCAGCTTTTTTGTTTGGAGCAGTTCTTGGATTTGGAGCTTTATTGGGTGATTCCATTGAAAGTTTTTTCAAGCGTCAGGTTGGTGTGCAACCTGGTTCTTCTTGGGTTCCCTTCGACCAGATCGATTTCTTGATAGGTGGTTGCATTGTGGTATTGCTTTTCACTGATGTCGGTCTGTTGGTATATCTTTGGATCGTTTTGATATATGGTCTGATGCATCCTCTGGCTACGATCATCGGATACTATCTGGGTCTCAAGCAGGATAAGATCTAG
- the tyrS gene encoding tyrosine--tRNA ligase: MKISIGEELKKVAPEYRTAVLFFDVKNDLNDIDGSYQYLYSITDSIRTMREEVLEGSFSKDLWEKLWGSLEIRIDQQPPAHISLLERLLTAEDIPNINILTNIANAISLKYGVPVGIHDISKVQGDITIGITSEDMPFGDRSKGETLVRAGEPAYFDERSILTRGLVSKQATTTLVNDNSRSIMVVFDSLKKDDDLESIAKDFMGALNRFLGDIDAKYGVISKEQSSIEVDSGEELVFETLQFKTYHISKDEEIIKRILHKAVEDVLPSYDMLEGLLRSGRRLRVYQGFDPTADTLHIGNAVLMRKLEDFRKLGHEVIMLIGDFTGRIGDPTDKSAARTKLTAEQVKHNLRSYKEQAKTLIDIDNPDNPVKVLFNNDWLGQMSFAEVIDLCSEFTVQQMLKRDMFQKRLSEDRPIFIHEFLYPLMQGWDSVHMGIDVEIGGNDQLFNMLTGRDLVIKRLHKQKIVLTGKLLTTDDGRKMGKSEGNMIKLSDSAIDIYGKVMAFSDDLILLGFELLTDASTDELEQIQNRLASGENPIVLKKLLAFQVTSDLKDESSAKEAQKYFEEVFQNKSYDVEIPEVNVAEEEINILDLLKKYGGLGLSGSALRRLIEQGGVKVSDQSINKLNEIIRPSDGMVIRMGKNTIRIKKDRTPSS; encoded by the coding sequence ATGAAGATCTCAATAGGTGAAGAGCTGAAAAAGGTAGCTCCAGAATATAGAACAGCTGTACTGTTCTTCGATGTTAAGAATGATCTAAATGATATTGATGGTTCTTATCAGTACTTGTACTCTATCACCGATAGTATCAGAACAATGAGAGAAGAGGTGTTAGAGGGATCTTTCAGTAAGGATCTGTGGGAGAAGTTGTGGGGATCGCTCGAAATACGAATTGACCAACAACCCCCTGCACATATATCACTTCTCGAGAGACTTCTGACTGCTGAAGATATCCCCAATATCAATATCCTTACAAATATTGCAAATGCAATTTCTCTAAAGTACGGTGTCCCCGTAGGGATCCATGATATTTCAAAGGTACAGGGTGATATAACTATCGGAATAACTAGCGAAGATATGCCATTTGGTGACAGATCGAAAGGTGAGACATTAGTTAGGGCTGGAGAGCCAGCATACTTTGACGAGAGATCTATCCTCACACGCGGTTTGGTATCTAAACAAGCAACAACGACGCTTGTAAACGACAACAGTCGGTCAATTATGGTAGTTTTCGATTCGCTCAAGAAGGATGATGACCTGGAAAGTATCGCAAAGGACTTTATGGGTGCTTTAAACAGATTCCTCGGAGATATTGATGCTAAGTATGGAGTGATATCAAAAGAGCAATCATCCATAGAGGTAGACAGTGGTGAAGAGTTAGTTTTTGAAACACTGCAGTTCAAGACCTATCATATTTCTAAAGATGAAGAGATCATAAAAAGGATTTTGCACAAAGCTGTTGAGGATGTCCTACCATCATACGATATGCTTGAGGGTCTACTACGATCGGGACGAAGATTGAGGGTATACCAAGGTTTTGACCCTACAGCAGATACGCTTCATATAGGAAATGCTGTATTGATGAGGAAACTAGAAGATTTCAGGAAATTGGGTCACGAGGTTATAATGCTTATCGGTGATTTCACTGGAAGAATAGGCGATCCTACGGATAAATCAGCTGCCAGAACAAAGTTAACAGCAGAGCAGGTTAAACATAATCTCCGTAGCTATAAAGAACAGGCCAAAACATTAATTGACATCGATAATCCTGATAATCCTGTAAAAGTTCTGTTCAATAATGACTGGCTCGGACAGATGAGCTTTGCGGAGGTGATCGATCTCTGTTCCGAATTCACTGTTCAACAGATGTTGAAAAGAGATATGTTCCAAAAACGATTGTCAGAAGATCGACCGATATTTATTCATGAATTCCTCTATCCATTGATGCAAGGTTGGGATTCAGTACATATGGGGATCGACGTAGAAATTGGAGGTAACGATCAGCTCTTCAATATGCTCACAGGTAGAGACCTTGTCATCAAAAGACTCCACAAGCAAAAAATCGTGCTAACAGGAAAACTTCTAACTACAGATGATGGTAGGAAGATGGGCAAGTCTGAAGGGAATATGATAAAACTCTCCGACAGTGCAATAGACATCTACGGTAAGGTCATGGCTTTTTCTGATGATTTAATTCTTTTGGGATTTGAGCTTCTGACAGATGCATCTACAGATGAACTAGAACAGATCCAAAACAGACTTGCATCAGGAGAAAACCCTATAGTTCTCAAGAAGCTACTAGCTTTTCAAGTCACTTCGGATCTTAAAGATGAGTCCTCGGCAAAAGAGGCACAAAAATATTTTGAGGAGGTTTTCCAGAATAAAAGCTATGATGTCGAGATCCCTGAAGTAAATGTCGCTGAAGAAGAGATCAATATCCTAGATCTACTCAAGAAATATGGTGGACTTGGTCTTTCGGGATCTGCACTAAGGCGACTGATCGAACAAGGAGGAGTAAAGGTATCAGATCAAAGTATAAATAAGCTCAACGAGATCATAAGACCGAGTGACGGCATGGTCATTAGGATGGGGAAAAATACTATTAGAATAAAAAAGGATAGAACCCCGAGTTCTTAG
- a CDS encoding bifunctional (p)ppGpp synthetase/guanosine-3',5'-bis(diphosphate) 3'-pyrophosphohydrolase, whose protein sequence is MEKMNHKQLRDHILENVPSKYRSTVISAMDLSKNVHQGQKRLSGEDYYLHPLNVAAIVSEMGMDAVSIVVALLHNTLNSKDPLLNQDVSLRIQKEFGSEILSMVTALQGFSLATRSRSDQETITRFLLRSSRDLRLIMIKLADRLHNARTIESLSEKKQKIAAQNMMGIYGPLCTYLNLYKIKKELEEIAFKILKPVEYEHIDKVMKDRKEVDEMRLEKIMGHLDKLAKKSVGKDVKVYGRIKGHYSIYRKLKNKEAYTDKNTIDNILDLLAFTVIVPTAEDCYILTEKLIKTSHVDMRHYEDYIKQPKENGYRSIHLIIMPNGVSDRTYEIQIKTAEMHHYNIYGPASHLGYKGVYGSKKTSYEFYWVKDIHKKMYEFQTTRKDSFSIPIHSDLFDNKIFVFTPSNELIEMPIGSTVIDLAYRLHSDIGNKTSDVMINSKRTPLSQMLQNGDRVEIIRDPDKKLPDREWLEFVRTRRAREAIESEFRKQLLNDDPYFTPTL, encoded by the coding sequence ATGGAAAAGATGAATCATAAACAACTTCGAGATCATATCTTAGAAAATGTTCCGAGTAAGTATCGATCCACAGTGATCTCGGCTATGGATCTATCAAAGAACGTCCATCAAGGACAGAAAAGATTATCAGGAGAGGATTACTATCTTCATCCATTAAACGTAGCTGCAATTGTTAGTGAGATGGGGATGGATGCTGTATCTATAGTTGTTGCACTTCTACACAACACCCTCAACAGCAAAGATCCACTATTAAATCAGGATGTCTCTTTGAGAATCCAGAAAGAGTTTGGCTCAGAGATATTATCTATGGTCACTGCATTACAAGGCTTTTCTTTAGCTACCAGAAGTCGATCAGATCAGGAAACAATAACACGCTTTCTATTAAGAAGTAGTCGAGATCTTCGCCTGATCATGATCAAATTAGCTGATAGATTGCATAATGCTCGTACCATCGAATCTCTTAGTGAGAAGAAGCAGAAGATCGCGGCACAGAACATGATGGGAATATATGGACCGTTATGCACATACCTAAACCTATACAAGATCAAGAAAGAACTTGAGGAGATCGCTTTCAAGATACTCAAGCCTGTTGAATACGAACATATCGATAAAGTAATGAAAGATCGAAAAGAGGTTGACGAAATGAGGCTTGAAAAGATAATGGGACATCTAGATAAGCTTGCAAAAAAAAGTGTCGGGAAAGATGTGAAGGTGTACGGCAGGATCAAAGGTCACTATAGCATATATCGGAAGCTTAAGAACAAAGAAGCATATACTGATAAAAATACGATCGATAATATTCTTGATCTGCTTGCATTTACAGTTATTGTTCCGACAGCAGAGGATTGTTACATACTGACCGAGAAGCTGATCAAAACTTCGCATGTGGATATGCGGCATTATGAAGATTATATAAAACAACCAAAAGAAAACGGATATCGTTCGATACATCTTATCATCATGCCCAATGGCGTGAGCGATAGAACCTATGAGATCCAGATAAAAACTGCTGAGATGCATCACTACAACATTTACGGACCTGCATCACATCTTGGATACAAAGGGGTGTATGGTTCCAAAAAGACAAGCTACGAGTTTTATTGGGTGAAAGATATTCACAAGAAAATGTATGAATTTCAGACTACAAGAAAAGATTCGTTCTCGATCCCGATACATTCAGATCTCTTTGACAACAAGATCTTCGTTTTTACACCTTCTAACGAGCTGATTGAGATGCCGATAGGCTCTACAGTCATCGATCTTGCATATCGCCTTCATTCAGATATAGGGAATAAGACAAGCGATGTAATGATCAATTCAAAAAGGACTCCACTTAGTCAAATGCTTCAGAATGGAGATCGCGTCGAGATAATCCGTGATCCTGATAAAAAACTCCCAGATCGGGAATGGCTCGAATTTGTTAGGACTCGAAGAGCAAGAGAGGCTATCGAATCAGAGTTTCGCAAACAACTCCTAAACGATGACCCTTACTTCACTCCGACCTTGTAG